From the genome of Rhizobium sp. TH2:
CGAACTGAGTGAGGAGGTCGGAGGTAGCCAGTTTTAGGGCTTCGATCTTTTTATAGACCTTGGTGCAAAGATAAGGCTTGTTGCTCGCGTTCATGCATGTCGTCGTATAGGCGGTGGTCGTCGGGGAATCCATAGAACCGGATCGGTCAAGCACCAGGTACAAGGAAAAAGCAGTCTTAGTGACGATGTCCGCACCGCCAAGCACGCTCGCCTGTACTGAGACGGGCACGGTGTCCACACCGAGAATTTTAAGGAAACTCGTTGGTACGGTTGCCTGCGCCGTGGCGGTGATGTCCTGACCGCCGAAGTCAATAACGATAGTCTTGGTATCGAGTTGGTACTTGCTGCCTGACTGGGCCTCAGCCGCCAACCAGTTTTCCATATGAGTTCGAATGGACTTTTCGTCTTTGTTCTTGGCTTCGATCTGTTTGATTGCAGCCACGAGCGCGGCGTCCAGGCTACTCTGCATTTCACGGTGGGTATTCAAAGCCATGGTGTAGTCAAACGCGACGCCCATCCCCCCCAGCAAGGGTACGCTGATAATGGCGAATGCCATTGCAAAATTGCCAGCCCGGTCTTTCGTGAATCTTCCGAAAGTATTCGAGCATTTCTGCCCCAGTGACCAAAGTCGCATGCCACTCTCCTATCAAACCTCCGATCAATCGTAGGGCTCAGTTGCTAACCGAAATTGAATTTTCGCAGATGCGTGTAGTAGCAACTTAAGTGAGGGTTAACGGACTATATCCAGTAGCAGGCAACAAAGTTTTAACT
Proteins encoded in this window:
- a CDS encoding VWA domain-containing protein, which translates into the protein MAFAIISVPLLGGMGVAFDYTMALNTHREMQSSLDAALVAAIKQIEAKNKDEKSIRTHMENWLAAEAQSGSKYQLDTKTIVIDFGGQDITATAQATVPTSFLKILGVDTVPVSVQASVLGGADIVTKTAFSLYLVLDRSGSMDSPTTTAYTTTCMNASNKPYLCTKVYKKIEALKLATSDLLTQFVDVDPDLKYVRTGGVSYNNAMQTPSNLDWGTSAILQYVKALTATGTTNSGEAMEEAYESLKDSDEDKAHKDKNGTKKPDKYIVLMTDGENNVSGADAKTKKYCDKAKTQKMTVYSIAFMAPPAGEALLKYCATSPAHYFSADNTKELVAAFKLIGATAAKTLVRLTN